A stretch of the Tardiphaga sp. 709 genome encodes the following:
- the gatA gene encoding Asp-tRNA(Asn)/Glu-tRNA(Gln) amidotransferase subunit GatA, translated as MTDLTSLTLAEARDGLATKSFTSVELTDAHLKAMEAARVLNAYVLETPDQARAMAQAADAKLAKGEGGWLGGVPLGIKDMFATKGVRTTACSKILGNFVPPYESTVTAQLWRDGAVMLGKLNNDEFAMGSANETSFFGPVINPWRREGSDVNLVPGGSSGGSASAVAAGLCLGATATDTGGSIRQPAAFAGIVGMKPTYGRCSRWGTVAFASSLDQAGPIARTVRDTAILMRSMAGYDPKDSTSVDRDVPDYEAAIGKSVKGMKIGIPKEYRIDGMPAEIEKLWSEGAAQLKAAGAELVDVSLPHTKYALPAYYIVAPAEASSNLARYDGVRYGLRVPGRSISDMYENTRAEGFGAEVRRRVMIGTYVLSAGYYDAYYLRAQKVRTLIKRDFEECFARGIHAILTPATPSAAFGIGEKGGADPIEMYLNDIFTVTVNMAGLPGIAVPAGKDAQGLPLGLQLIGRPFDEETLFSLGETIEQASGRFTPPKWWA; from the coding sequence ATGACAGATCTGACGTCGCTGACACTCGCCGAGGCGCGTGACGGCCTTGCGACCAAATCCTTCACGTCAGTCGAACTGACCGATGCGCATCTCAAGGCGATGGAAGCCGCGCGCGTACTCAACGCCTATGTGCTGGAGACGCCGGATCAGGCGCGCGCCATGGCGCAGGCGGCCGACGCGAAACTCGCCAAGGGCGAGGGCGGCTGGCTCGGTGGCGTCCCGCTGGGCATCAAGGATATGTTCGCGACCAAGGGCGTGCGCACAACCGCATGTTCGAAGATCCTCGGCAATTTCGTGCCGCCTTATGAGTCGACCGTGACCGCTCAGCTGTGGCGCGACGGCGCCGTGATGCTCGGCAAGCTCAACAATGATGAATTCGCCATGGGCTCGGCGAACGAGACTTCGTTCTTCGGTCCGGTGATCAATCCGTGGCGACGCGAAGGTTCGGACGTCAATCTGGTGCCCGGCGGCTCATCCGGTGGTTCGGCGTCGGCCGTTGCCGCAGGGCTCTGTCTCGGCGCGACCGCGACCGACACCGGCGGTTCGATCCGCCAGCCCGCGGCGTTCGCCGGCATCGTCGGCATGAAGCCGACCTATGGCCGCTGCTCGCGCTGGGGCACGGTCGCTTTCGCGTCCTCGCTCGATCAGGCCGGGCCGATCGCGCGCACCGTGCGCGATACCGCGATCCTGATGCGCTCGATGGCCGGCTACGATCCGAAGGACTCGACGTCCGTGGATCGCGACGTGCCGGACTACGAGGCGGCGATCGGCAAGTCCGTGAAGGGCATGAAGATCGGCATTCCCAAGGAATATCGCATCGACGGCATGCCGGCCGAGATCGAAAAGCTTTGGTCGGAAGGCGCTGCGCAGCTCAAGGCCGCCGGTGCCGAGCTCGTCGACGTGTCGTTGCCGCATACCAAATACGCGCTGCCGGCCTATTACATCGTGGCACCGGCGGAAGCCTCGTCGAACCTCGCGCGCTATGACGGCGTGCGCTACGGCCTGCGCGTGCCCGGCCGCAGCATCAGTGACATGTATGAGAATACCCGCGCAGAAGGCTTTGGTGCGGAAGTGCGCCGCCGCGTGATGATCGGAACCTATGTCCTCTCGGCAGGCTATTACGACGCTTACTATCTCCGCGCGCAAAAAGTCCGCACGCTGATCAAGCGCGACTTCGAGGAGTGCTTCGCTAGGGGTATCCACGCCATCCTGACGCCGGCGACACCGTCCGCGGCATTCGGCATCGGCGAGAAGGGCGGCGCCGATCCGATCGAGATGTATCTCAACGACATCTTCACGGTGACGGTGAACATGGCCGGCCTGCCGGGCATCGCGGTTCCCGCCGGCAAGGATGCGCAGGGATTGCCGCTCGGATTGCAGCTGATCGGTCGCCCGTTCGACGAGGAGACGCTGTTCTCGCTCGGCGAAACCATCGAGCAGGCATCGGGGCGTTTCACGCCGCCCAAGTGGTGGGCCTGA
- the gatC gene encoding Asp-tRNA(Asn)/Glu-tRNA(Gln) amidotransferase subunit GatC — MSVDAATVRRIAHLARIAVTDAEVPHLQGELNAMLAFVEQLQEVNVDGVEPMTSVMPMEMKKRADVVNDGEIVDAVTANAPESEDHFFLVPKVVE; from the coding sequence ATGTCCGTCGATGCTGCCACTGTTCGCCGTATCGCGCATCTTGCGCGGATCGCGGTCACTGATGCCGAAGTTCCCCATCTGCAGGGTGAACTGAACGCGATGCTGGCCTTTGTCGAGCAGTTGCAGGAAGTGAATGTCGACGGCGTTGAGCCGATGACCTCGGTGATGCCGATGGAGATGAAGAAGCGCGCCGATGTCGTCAATGACGGCGAGATCGTCGATGCGGTGACGGCGAATGCGCCGGAGTCGGAGGATCATTTCTTCCTGGTGCCGAAAGTCGTCGAATAA
- a CDS encoding nitronate monooxygenase family protein, whose translation MWPDRRLIDLFGTEFPIVQAPMAGVQDADIMIGAAEGGALASLPCAMISPEKAREQINIVRQRVSAPVNMNYFCHTAVDADPAREANWRKRLSSYYTELGLDPNADINAANRAPFDEAMCALVEELKPEVVSFHFGLPDPTLLKRIKAAGCRVIASATIVKEAVWLEERGVDAVIAQGAEAGGHRGMFLTEDIATQPGLFALLPQVADAVKVPVIAAGGIADGRGIAAAFALGAAGVQIGTAYLRTPESKVSGPGRAALAGASDASTVITNVMTGRPARGVINRVMREVGPVSPDAPAFPHSATALGPLKAAAEKLGRADFTNLWAGQSVGMGSERPAAELTRSLAAAALARMAELRG comes from the coding sequence ATGTGGCCCGACCGCCGACTGATCGACCTTTTCGGCACCGAATTTCCCATCGTGCAGGCGCCGATGGCCGGCGTGCAGGATGCCGACATCATGATCGGCGCAGCAGAGGGCGGCGCGCTGGCCTCGTTGCCGTGCGCAATGATCTCGCCGGAGAAAGCCCGTGAGCAGATCAATATCGTGCGCCAGCGCGTCTCCGCGCCGGTCAACATGAATTACTTCTGCCACACGGCGGTGGACGCTGATCCGGCACGCGAGGCCAACTGGCGCAAGCGGCTGTCGTCCTATTACACCGAACTCGGGCTCGATCCGAATGCAGACATCAATGCGGCCAACCGTGCGCCGTTTGATGAGGCGATGTGCGCGCTGGTGGAAGAGCTGAAGCCCGAAGTGGTCAGCTTTCACTTCGGCCTGCCGGACCCGACGCTCTTGAAGCGCATCAAGGCAGCCGGCTGTCGGGTCATCGCCTCTGCGACCATCGTCAAGGAAGCCGTCTGGCTCGAAGAGCGTGGCGTCGACGCGGTCATTGCGCAGGGGGCGGAGGCCGGCGGTCATCGCGGCATGTTCCTGACCGAAGATATCGCTACCCAGCCCGGCCTGTTCGCGCTGCTGCCGCAGGTGGCGGATGCGGTAAAGGTGCCGGTGATCGCGGCCGGCGGCATCGCCGATGGGCGCGGAATTGCGGCAGCCTTTGCGCTCGGCGCCGCGGGCGTGCAGATCGGCACCGCCTATCTGCGTACGCCGGAATCGAAGGTCAGCGGGCCGGGTCGTGCGGCCCTGGCCGGGGCGTCGGATGCCTCCACCGTCATCACCAATGTCATGACCGGGCGACCCGCCCGGGGTGTCATCAATCGGGTGATGCGCGAGGTCGGGCCGGTCTCGCCCGATGCGCCGGCATTCCCGCATTCGGCGACCGCGCTGGGGCCTCTGAAAGCCGCTGCCGAGAAGCTCGGACGGGCCGATTTTACCAATCTCTGGGCCGGACAGTCGGTGGGAATGGGCAGCGAACGGCCTGCGGCAGAGCTGACACGGTCGCTGGCGGCGGCCGCACTGGCGCGGATGGCTGAATTGCGGGGCTAG
- a CDS encoding GNAT family N-acetyltransferase gives MTAAISELTTPRLILRPLSLDDADAVQRLFPQMEVVRFLARRVPWPYPADGAFTFLRDVVLPGMERGTEWHWSIRLKTAPDQLIGMINVRDGDDDNRGFWLDPAWHGQGLMTEASDAVTDFWFDTLQRPVLRVIKAIANTASRRISETSGMRVIATEERDYVSGRWPSEIWEMTAGEWRSRRPRR, from the coding sequence ATGACCGCTGCCATTTCCGAGCTGACGACACCGCGCTTGATCCTGCGTCCGTTGAGCCTGGATGATGCCGATGCTGTGCAAAGGCTTTTCCCGCAGATGGAGGTGGTGCGTTTCCTGGCCAGACGCGTGCCATGGCCCTACCCGGCTGATGGCGCCTTCACTTTCCTGCGCGATGTCGTGCTGCCGGGCATGGAGCGTGGCACCGAATGGCACTGGTCGATCCGCCTGAAGACCGCACCGGATCAGCTGATCGGTATGATCAATGTTCGTGACGGTGACGACGACAACCGCGGCTTCTGGCTAGATCCCGCCTGGCACGGACAAGGCCTGATGACCGAGGCCAGCGACGCCGTGACAGATTTCTGGTTCGATACGCTGCAGCGGCCCGTGTTGCGCGTCATCAAAGCCATCGCCAACACGGCTTCTCGCCGGATTTCGGAAACGTCCGGCATGCGCGTGATAGCCACCGAGGAGCGCGATTACGTCTCCGGCCGTTGGCCCTCGGAAATCTGGGAAATGACCGCCGGGGAATGGCGCAGCCGCCGTCCGCGCCGATAA
- the ruvX gene encoding Holliday junction resolvase RuvX, protein MPAVILPLVEAAAHLPARGALIGLDLGTKTIGVAVSDPDRRLATGIETVERTAFKADAARLIKLAGERNICGFVLGLPINMDGSEGPRAQSTRAFARNFSKLTELPIAFWDERLSTSAVERELIANDVSRAKRAKVIDEHAAIFILQGALDRLAALLRTPDIR, encoded by the coding sequence ATGCCTGCAGTCATCCTTCCCCTCGTCGAAGCCGCCGCACATCTGCCCGCCCGCGGCGCGCTGATCGGTCTCGATCTCGGCACCAAGACCATTGGTGTCGCGGTGTCCGATCCCGATCGCCGTCTCGCCACCGGCATTGAGACCGTCGAGCGCACCGCTTTCAAGGCGGATGCTGCGCGCCTGATCAAGCTGGCCGGCGAGCGCAACATCTGTGGCTTCGTGCTCGGCCTGCCCATCAATATGGACGGCAGCGAGGGACCGCGCGCACAATCGACACGCGCCTTCGCGCGCAACTTCTCGAAACTGACCGAACTGCCGATCGCCTTCTGGGACGAACGGTTGTCCACATCGGCGGTCGAGCGCGAACTGATCGCCAATGATGTCAGCCGCGCCAAACGCGCCAAGGTCATAGACGAACATGCCGCGATCTTCATTCTTCAGGGCGCGCTAGATCGCCTCGCCGCCTTGCTGCGCACGCCGGATATTCGCTGA
- a CDS encoding AEC family transporter: protein MLTVFAALVPVFLLIVLGYALRRLLLKQNIEWVGLEQLVYYVLFPALLVDTLARANLASVPIAGVGGALLLSVILMSALCLALRPLLARAIGLDGPAFTSLFQGATRWQTFVALSVAGNLWGDLGITLASVAMVAMIPLLNILAVWVLAHYASPQRLSWPALLLTIAKNPLIWACVIGLAINLAGLPVPRPAHEFLDALGRCSLAMGLLIVGAGLQLEGLHKPGMAAALTVVLKLAVMPLIAMGLGIAFGLSGTNLAVVVCCASVPSASNGYILARQMGGDAPLLAQILTVQTTLAVLTMPIFIALAE from the coding sequence ATGCTGACGGTATTTGCCGCTCTCGTCCCGGTCTTCCTGCTCATCGTGCTCGGCTACGCGCTGCGGCGCCTGCTGCTGAAGCAGAACATCGAATGGGTCGGGCTGGAACAGCTCGTCTATTACGTCCTGTTCCCGGCCCTGCTGGTCGATACGCTGGCGCGGGCTAATCTGGCGTCGGTGCCGATCGCAGGTGTCGGCGGTGCCTTGTTGCTCTCCGTCATCCTGATGTCCGCGCTATGTCTGGCGCTGCGTCCGTTGCTGGCGCGGGCCATCGGCCTCGATGGGCCGGCCTTCACCTCGCTGTTTCAGGGCGCCACGCGTTGGCAGACCTTCGTGGCACTATCGGTCGCCGGCAATCTGTGGGGCGATCTTGGTATCACGCTGGCCTCCGTCGCCATGGTGGCGATGATCCCGCTCCTGAATATTCTAGCGGTCTGGGTGCTGGCGCATTACGCCTCGCCGCAACGGCTGTCCTGGCCGGCGCTGCTGCTGACCATCGCCAAGAACCCGCTGATCTGGGCCTGCGTGATCGGCCTCGCGATCAACCTGGCCGGATTGCCCGTGCCGCGCCCCGCACACGAATTCCTCGATGCGCTCGGGCGCTGTTCGCTGGCGATGGGCCTGCTGATCGTCGGCGCCGGTCTGCAACTCGAAGGCCTGCACAAGCCCGGCATGGCTGCAGCACTGACAGTCGTCTTGAAACTCGCCGTGATGCCGCTGATCGCCATGGGCCTTGGCATCGCGTTCGGCCTGTCCGGTACCAACCTCGCGGTGGTCGTCTGCTGCGCGTCGGTGCCATCGGCGTCGAACGGCTATATTCTGGCGCGACAGATGGGCGGCGACGCGCCCCTCCTGGCGCAGATCCTGACCGTTCAAACCACGCTGGCGGTCCTGACCATGCCCATCTTCATTGCACTGGCAGAATAG
- a CDS encoding CPBP family intramembrane glutamic endopeptidase: protein MSALETPITPAASSDLPPATKPPRVWKFWGTSLWGLFAFAAMFVGQLTVVAYHLLIKDAPLDAMLLIKAMSSGTTIAASVIMGLPAVCLALWLATHMARQSFADYLGLRGTSWKNYVIGTVALIVLVGAWELVAKGMGRDSAPTFMLEVLKSARADGALWLLVIAFCVGAPMTEEFFARGFLYRGWSESFLRPFGAIVASSLVWTAMHLQYDWFFFVEIFTIGLLFGYMRYRSHSTWLTIFLHGLNNLAATVQTLLIANGVISP, encoded by the coding sequence GTGAGTGCGCTGGAGACGCCGATCACGCCCGCCGCATCGTCAGACCTGCCGCCCGCGACGAAGCCGCCGCGGGTCTGGAAATTCTGGGGCACCAGCCTCTGGGGGCTGTTCGCTTTTGCAGCGATGTTTGTCGGTCAGTTGACCGTCGTCGCCTATCACCTGCTGATCAAGGATGCGCCGCTCGACGCGATGCTGCTGATCAAGGCCATGAGCAGCGGCACGACCATCGCGGCATCGGTCATCATGGGGCTTCCGGCCGTGTGCCTGGCGCTGTGGCTGGCGACGCACATGGCGCGGCAATCCTTTGCCGACTATTTGGGGCTGCGCGGCACGTCCTGGAAAAATTACGTCATCGGTACGGTGGCGCTGATCGTGCTCGTCGGCGCCTGGGAGCTGGTCGCAAAAGGCATGGGTCGCGACTCCGCGCCGACCTTCATGCTGGAAGTGCTGAAGTCGGCCCGTGCCGACGGCGCGCTGTGGCTGCTCGTGATCGCATTCTGCGTCGGCGCGCCGATGACCGAAGAGTTTTTCGCGCGTGGCTTCCTCTATCGCGGCTGGTCGGAATCGTTTTTGCGGCCGTTTGGCGCCATCGTGGCGTCATCGCTGGTCTGGACGGCGATGCATCTGCAATACGATTGGTTCTTCTTCGTCGAGATTTTCACCATCGGCCTGCTGTTCGGCTATATGCGCTATCGCAGCCACTCGACATGGCTGACGATCTTTCTGCATGGCCTCAACAACCTGGCGGCGACTGTTCAGACGCTGCTGATCGCGAACGGTGTGATATCGCCCTAG